A single window of Rhodococcus jostii RHA1 DNA harbors:
- a CDS encoding acyl-CoA thioesterase, giving the protein MATIEEILEVERLEENIFRGIATETMLSRTFGGQVAGQALVAAVRTVDPRFMVHSLHGYFLRPGNPTMPIVYLVDRIRDGRSFVTRRVNAVQDGQAIFTMSASFQVEDEGIEHQDEMPVVPPPDTLPFASDSADPEIAWLAQEWSDWDIRMVGHGEVDRRRGAAAQQQAWFRSRKTLPDDPVFHVCALAYMSDMTLIGSAMTPHPGVEINGASLDHALWFLRPFRADEWLLYDQTSPSAGFGRALAQGRIFDRKGNLVAAVVQEGLTRFLRTT; this is encoded by the coding sequence ATGGCGACGATCGAAGAGATCCTGGAAGTGGAACGCCTCGAGGAGAACATCTTCCGAGGCATAGCGACCGAGACCATGCTTTCCCGCACGTTCGGTGGGCAGGTGGCCGGTCAGGCGCTGGTGGCGGCGGTCCGCACCGTCGACCCCCGATTCATGGTGCATTCGCTGCACGGCTACTTCCTCCGTCCCGGAAACCCCACGATGCCGATCGTGTACCTGGTGGACCGCATCCGGGACGGTCGGTCGTTCGTCACCCGGCGGGTCAACGCCGTCCAGGACGGTCAGGCGATCTTCACGATGTCGGCGTCATTCCAGGTCGAGGACGAGGGCATCGAGCACCAGGACGAGATGCCCGTGGTCCCGCCGCCCGATACGCTGCCGTTCGCCAGTGACTCGGCCGACCCGGAGATCGCCTGGCTCGCCCAGGAGTGGTCAGACTGGGACATCCGGATGGTCGGCCACGGCGAGGTCGACCGCAGGCGCGGTGCGGCCGCTCAGCAGCAGGCGTGGTTCCGGTCCCGCAAGACGCTGCCCGACGACCCCGTCTTCCACGTCTGCGCGCTGGCCTACATGAGCGACATGACGCTGATCGGTTCCGCCATGACCCCGCACCCCGGTGTCGAGATCAACGGTGCCTCACTCGATCACGCACTGTGGTTCCTGCGCCCGTTCCGGGCCGACGAGTGGCTACTGTACGACCAGACGTCACCGTCCGCCGGATTCGGGCGGGCGCTCGCGCAGGGCCGGATCTTCGACCGGAAGGGCAACCTGGTCGCTGCCGTCGTGCAGGAAGGGCTGACCCGGTTCCTGCGCACGACGTGA
- a CDS encoding acyl-CoA thioesterase, which yields MASIEDVLELEALEKDIFRGAVHPSVLKRTFGGQVAGQSLVSAVRTVDEAFKVHSLHGYFLRPGNPAKPTVYLVDRIRDGRSFCTRRVTGIQDGKAIFTMSASFHTEDEGIEHQDTMPSVPAPEELVDAQTLEEFAATDLYREWKEWDVRIVPAGSTGKTPGIAAQQRVWMRYRSKLPDDQVFHICTLAYLSDMTLLGASKVPHPGVVTQTASLDHAMWFMRPFRADEWLLYDQTSPSAGFGRALTQGRMFDRNGTMVAAVVQEGLTRIQRDQDKRDIETGNMA from the coding sequence ATGGCGAGCATCGAGGACGTTCTCGAACTCGAAGCGCTGGAGAAGGACATCTTCCGCGGCGCGGTTCATCCGTCTGTTCTGAAGCGGACGTTCGGCGGGCAGGTCGCGGGTCAGTCGCTGGTGTCCGCGGTCCGTACCGTTGACGAGGCATTCAAAGTCCACTCCCTGCACGGGTACTTCCTGCGCCCAGGAAATCCGGCGAAACCCACCGTCTACCTGGTCGACCGGATCCGGGACGGCAGATCCTTCTGCACGAGGCGCGTCACCGGAATCCAGGACGGCAAGGCGATCTTCACCATGTCGGCGTCGTTCCACACCGAGGACGAGGGCATCGAGCATCAGGACACGATGCCGTCCGTCCCCGCGCCCGAAGAGCTCGTCGACGCCCAGACCCTCGAGGAGTTCGCCGCCACCGATCTCTACCGGGAGTGGAAGGAATGGGACGTCCGTATCGTTCCGGCCGGCTCCACCGGGAAGACTCCCGGAATCGCCGCGCAGCAACGGGTGTGGATGCGGTACCGCAGCAAGCTGCCGGACGATCAGGTCTTCCACATCTGCACCCTCGCCTATCTCAGTGACATGACGCTCCTCGGTGCGTCGAAGGTCCCGCACCCCGGAGTGGTCACGCAGACGGCGTCGCTCGATCACGCCATGTGGTTCATGCGCCCGTTCCGCGCCGACGAGTGGCTGCTCTACGACCAGACCTCACCCTCCGCCGGCTTCGGCCGCGCCCTCACCCAGGGCCGCATGTTCGACCGGAACGGCACCATGGTCGCCGCCGTCGTCCAGGAGGGGTTGACCCGTATCCAGCGCGATCAGGACAAGCGCGACATCGAGACAGGAAACATGGCATGA
- the pdxT gene encoding pyridoxal 5'-phosphate synthase glutaminase subunit PdxT, producing the protein MTRPLVGVLALQGDVREHLAALNDSGADAVGIRRPEELEKIDGLVIPGGESTTMSKLLQIFELLEPLKARLRDGLPAYGSCAGMILLASEILDTRPDAQHLGAIDMTVRRNAFGRQVDSFESDLEFEGIVGDPMRAVFIRAPWVERVGDDVQVLARVPESGGAAAGRIVAVRQGAVVATSFHPEVTGDRRVHELFVDIVRGV; encoded by the coding sequence ATGACCCGTCCCCTCGTCGGAGTACTCGCCCTGCAGGGTGACGTCCGTGAACACCTTGCCGCACTGAATGATTCGGGTGCGGATGCCGTCGGCATCCGCCGCCCGGAGGAGCTCGAGAAGATCGACGGCCTCGTCATCCCGGGCGGCGAGTCGACGACCATGAGCAAGCTGCTGCAGATCTTCGAACTGCTCGAACCGCTGAAGGCGCGCCTGCGCGACGGGTTGCCCGCCTACGGGTCCTGCGCCGGGATGATCCTCCTCGCGAGCGAGATCCTCGACACGAGACCGGACGCGCAGCACCTCGGTGCGATCGACATGACGGTGCGCCGCAACGCCTTCGGTCGTCAGGTCGACTCCTTCGAGTCCGACCTCGAATTCGAGGGCATCGTCGGCGACCCGATGCGGGCCGTGTTCATCCGGGCTCCGTGGGTGGAGCGCGTCGGCGACGACGTCCAGGTCCTTGCCCGCGTGCCCGAGTCGGGTGGCGCGGCCGCCGGACGGATCGTGGCCGTCCGGCAGGGCGCCGTGGTGGCCACGTCGTTCCACCCGGAGGTGACCGGCGACCGGCGGGTGCACGAGCTGTTCGTCGACATCGTCCGCGGGGTCTAG
- a CDS encoding GntR family transcriptional regulator, producing MLMRVDHSSTTPLGEQIAANVRGAFLRGEIGAGDRLPSARALAESIDVNLHTVLRAYAALRDEGLIDLRRGRGAVVRADTDPVHTGLTEAARTFVSEARRLGLDTEQMLDLIKETTRQ from the coding sequence ATGTTGATGCGGGTCGACCACAGCTCCACCACCCCACTGGGCGAACAGATCGCGGCCAATGTGCGCGGCGCGTTCCTGCGCGGGGAGATCGGCGCGGGCGATCGGCTCCCCTCCGCCCGGGCACTGGCCGAATCCATCGACGTCAACCTCCACACCGTGCTGCGCGCGTACGCCGCGCTGCGCGACGAGGGCCTGATCGACCTCCGCCGGGGCCGGGGCGCGGTCGTCCGCGCCGACACGGACCCGGTTCACACCGGATTGACCGAAGCCGCACGCACTTTCGTGTCCGAGGCACGACGCCTCGGACTCGACACCGAACAGATGCTCGACCTGATCAAGGAGACCACCAGACAATGA